The DNA region GTGGATGTTACTCGGGTAGATGGAGAATTAGTTGATGTGGGAGGGGATGTTGACGTCAAAAGAGTTGAAGAAGGTAAAGAGGTCAATCGGGTAGATCGAGAAGTAGTTGATATGGGAGTTGATGATGTCACTGGCGTTGAGGAAGGTGTGGAGGTTACTCGGGTAGATCGAGAACTTGATATTGATGTCAATGGCGTTGAGGAAGGTGTGGAGGTTTCTCGGGTAGATCGAGATGTAGTTGATGTGGgagatgatgatgacaatggctgTGAGGAAGGAGTGGATGTTACTCGGGTAGAGAGAGAAGTAGTTGATGTGGGAAATGTTGTTGATGTCAATAATGTTGAGGAGGGTGTAGAGGTTATTCTAGTAGATGTAGTTGATGTGGGAGTTAATGTTGATGTCAAAAGAGTTGAGGAAGGTGTGGAGGTCAATCGCGTAGATCGAGCAGTAGTAGATGTGGGAGTTGATGATGACAATGGCGTTGAGGACGGAGTGGATGTTACTCCGGTAGAGAGAGAAGTAGTTGATGTGGGAATTGTTGATGTCAATAATGTTGAGCAGGGTGTAGAGGTTATTCTAGTAGATGTAGTTGATGTGGTAGTTGATGTGGAAGTTGATGCTGATGTCAAAAGAGTTGAAGAAGGTGTGGAGGTCAATCGGGTAGATCGAAAAGTAGTTGATGTAGGAGTTAATGTTGATGTTAACAGAGTTGAGGAAGGAGTAGATGTTGTTCTGGTAGATCGAGAAGTAGTTGATCCGGAAATTGATGTTGATGTCAATAGCGTTGAGGAAGGTGGGGAGGTTACTCGGGTAGATGGAGAATTAGTTGATGTGGGGGGTAATGTTGACGTCAAAAGAGTTGAAGAAGTTGTGGAGGTTAATCGGGAAGATCGAAAAGTAGTTGATGTGGTAGTTGATGACAATGGCGTTGAGGATGGAGTGGATGTTAATCGGGTAGATCGAGAAGTAGTTGATGTGGGAATTGATGTTGATGACAATGGTGTTGAGGATGGAGTGGATGTTACTCGGCTAGATGGAGAATTAGTTGATGTGGGAGGGGATGTTGACGTCAAAAGAGTTGAAGAAGGTAAAGAGGTCAATCGGGTAGATCGAGAAGTAGTTGATGTGGGAGTTGATAAAGACAATGGTGTTGAGGAAGATGTGGAGGTTACTCGGGTAGAGGGAGAATTAGTTGATGTTGGAGTTGATGTTGATATCAAAAGAGTTGAAGAAGGTGTGGAGGTCAATCGGGTAGATCGAGAAGTAGTTGCTGTGGTAGTTGATGATGGCAATGGCATTGAGGAAGATGTGGAGGTTACTCGGGTAGATCGAGAACTTGATGTTGATGTCAAGGGCGTTGAGGATGGAGTGGATGTTAATCGGGTAGAGAGAGAAGTAGTTGATGTGGGAATGGTTGTTGATGTCAATAATGTTGAGGACGGTGTAGAGGTTATTCTAGTAGATGTAGTTGATGTTGAAGTTGATTTTGATGTCAAAAGAGTTGAAGAAGGTGTGGAGGTCAATCGGGTAGATCGAAAAGTAGTTGATGTAGGAGTTAATGTTGATGTTAACAGAGTTGAGGAAGGAGTAGATGTTATTCTGGTAGATCGAGaagtagttgaagaggaaattgaTGTTGATGTCAATAGCGTTGAGGAAGGTGTGGAGGTTACTCGGGTAGATGGAGTATTAGTTGATGTGGGAGGTGATGTTGACGTCAAAAGAGTTGAAGAAGGTGTGGAGGTTAATCGGGTAGATCGAGAAGTAGTTGATGTGGTAGTTGATGACAATGGCGTTGAAGATGGAGTGGATGTTAATCGGGTAGATCGAGAAGTAGTTGATGTGGGAATTGTTGTTGATGTCAATAATGTTGAGGAGGGTGTAGAGGTTATTCTAGTAGATGTAGTTGATGTTGAAGTTGATTTTGATGTCAAAAGAGTTGAAGAAGGTGTGGAGGTCAATCGGGTAGATCGAAAAGTAGTTGATGTAGGAGTTAATGTTGATGTTAACAGAGTTGAGGAAGGAGTAGATGTTATTCTGGTAGATCGAGAAGTAGTTGATGTGGGAATTGTTGTTGATGTCAATAATGTTGAGGACGGTGTAGAGGTTATTCTAGTAGATGTAGTTGATGTTGAAGTTGATTTTGATGTCAAAAGAGTTGAAGAAGGTGTGGAGGTCAATCGGGTAGATCGAAAAGTAGTTGATGTAGGAGTTAATGTTGATGTTAACAGAGTTGAGGAAGGAGTAGATGTTATTCTGGTAGATCGAGaagtagttgaagaggaaattgaTGTTGATGTCAATAGCGTTGAGGAAGGTGGGGAGGTTACTCGGGTAGATGGAGAATTAGTTGATGTGGGGGGTAATGTTGACGTCAAAAGAGTTGAAGAAGTTGTGGAGGTTAATCGGGAAGATCGGAAAGTAGTTGATGTGGTAGTTGATGACAATGGCGTTGAGGATGGAGTGGATGTTAATCGGGTAGATCGAGAAGTAGTTGATGTGGGAATTGATGTTGATGACAATGGTGTTGAGGATGGAGTGGATGTTACTCGGGTAGATGGAGAATTAGTTGATGTGGGAGGGGATGTTGACGTCAAAAGAGTTGAAGAAGGTAAAGAGGTCAATCGGGTAGATCGAGAAGTAGTTGATGTGGGAGTTGATAAAGACAATGGTGTTGAGGAAGATGTGGAGGTTACTCGGGTAGAGGGAGAATTAGTTGATGTTGGAGTTGATGTTGATATCAAAAGAGTTGAAGAAGGTGTGGAGGTCAATCGGGTAGATCGAGAAGTAGTTGCTGTGGTAGTTGATGATGGCAATGGCATTGAGGAAGATGTGGAGGTTACTCGGGTAGATCGAGAACTTGATGTTGATGTCAAGGGCGTTGAGGATGGAGTGGATGTTAATCGGGTAGAGAGAGAAGTAGTTGATGTGGGAATGGTTGTTGATGTCAATAATGTTGAGGACGGTGTAGAGGTTATTCTAGTAGATGTAGTTGATGTTGAAGTTGATTTTGATGTCAAAAGAGTTGAAGAAGGTGTGGAGGTCAATCGGGTAGATCGAAAAGTAGTTGATGTAGGAGTTAATGTTGATGTTAACAGAGTTGAGGAAGGAGTAGATGTTATTCTGGTAGATCGAGaagtagttgaagaggaaattgaTGTTGATGTCAATAGCGTTGAGGAAGGTGTGGAGGTTACTCGGGTAGATGGAGTATTAGTTGATGTGGGAGGTGATGTTGACGTCAAAAGAGTTGAAGAAGGTGTGGAGGTTAATCGGGTAGATCGAGAAGTAGTTGATGTGGTAGTTGATGACAATGGCGTTGAAGATGGAGTGGATGTTAATCGGGTAGAGAGAGAAGTAGTTGATGTGGGAATTGTTGTTGATGTCAATAATGTTGAGGAGGGTGTAGAGGTTATTCTAGTAGATGTAGTTGATGTTGAAGTTGATTTTGATGTCAAAAGAGTTGAAGAAGGTGTGGAGGTCAATCGGGTAGATCGAAAAGTAGTTGATGTAGGAGTTAATGTTGATGTTAACAGAGTTGAGGAAGGAGTAGATGTTATTCTGGTAGATCGAGAAGTAGTTGATGTGGGAATTGATGTTGATGACAATTGTGTTGAGGATGGAGTGGATGTTACTCGGGTAGATGGAGAATTAGTTGATGTGGGAGTTGATGTTGATATCAAAAGAGTTGAAGAAGGTAAAGAGGTCAATCGGGTAGATCGAGAAGTAGTTGACGTGGGAGTTGATGATGTCATTGGCGTTGAGGAAGGTGTGGAGGTTACTCGGGTAGATCGAGAACTTGATATTGATGGCAATGGCGTTGAGGAAGGTGTGGAGGTTTCTCGGGTAGATCGAGATGTAGTTGATGTGGGAGATGATGATGACAATTTCGTTGAGGAAGGAGTGGATGTTACTCGGGTAGAGAGAGAAGTAGTTGATGTGGGAATTGTTGTTGATGTCAATAATGTTGAGGAGGGTGTAGAGGTTATTCTAGTAGATGTAGTTAATGTGGGAGTTAATGTTGATGTCAAAAGAGTTGAGGAAGGTGTGGAGGTCAATCGGGTAGATCGAGCAGTAGTAGATGTGGGAGTTGATGATGACAATGGCGTTGAGGATGGAGTGGATGTTACTCCGGTAGAGAGAGAAGTAGTTGATGTGGGAATTGTTGATGTCAATAATGTTGAGCATGGTGTAGAGGTTATTCTAGTAGATGTAGTTGATGTGGTAGTTGATGTGGAAGTTGATGCTGATGTCAAAAGAGTTGAAGAAGGTGTGGAGGTCAATCGGGTAGATCGAAAAGTAGTTGATGTAGGAGTTAATGTTGATGTTAACAGAGTTGAGGAAGGAGTAGATGTTATTCTGGTAGATCGAGAAGTAGTTGAAGTGGAAATTGATGTTGATGTCAATAGCGTTGAGGAAGGTGTGGAGGTTACTCGGGTAGATGGAGAATTCGTTGATGTGGGAGTTGATGTTGATGTCAAAAGAGTTGAAGAAGATGTGGAGGTCAATCGGGTAGATCGAGAAGTAGTTGATGTGGGAGTTGATGATGACAATGGTGTTGAGGATTTAATGGAGGTAACTCGGGTAGATGGCGAATTAGTTGATGTGGGAGTTGATGTGGACGTCAAAAGAGTTGAAGAAGGTGTGGAGGTCAATCGGGTAGATCGAGAAGTAGCTGATGTGGGAGTTGATGATGACAATGGCGTTGAGGAAGGTGTAGAGGTTACTCGGGTAGATCGAGAACTTGATGTTGATGTCAAGGGCGTTGAGGATGGAGTTACTCGGGTAGAGAGATAAGTAGTTGATGTGGGAATTGTTGCTGAtgtcaataatgttgaggaaggTGTAGATGTTATTCTAGTAGATGTAGTTGATGTGGGAGTCAAAAGAGTTGAAGAAGGTGTGGAGGTCAATTGGGTAGATCGAGAAGTAGTTGATGTGGGAGTTGATGATGACAATAGTGTTGAGGATGGAATGGAGGTAACTCGGGTAGATGGCGAATTAGTTGATGTGGGAGTTGATGTGGACGTCAAAAGAGTTAAAGAAGGTGTGGAGGTCAATCGGGTAGATCGAGAAGTAGCTGATGTGGGAGTTGATGATGACAATGGCGTTGAGGAAGGTGTGAAGGTTACTCGGGTAGATCGAGAACTTGATGTTGATGTCAATGGCGTTGAGGATGGACTGGATGTTACTCGGGTAGAGAGAGAAGTAGTTGATGTGGGAATTGTTGTTGATGTCAATAATGTTGAGGAGGGTGTAGAGGTTATTCTAGTAGATGTAGTTGATGTGGGAGTTAATGTTGATGTCAAAAGAGTTGAGGAAGGTGTGGAGGTCAATCGGGTAGATCGAGCAGTAGTAGATGTGGGAGTTGATGATGACAATGGCGTTGAGGATGGAGTGGATGTTACTCCGGTAGAGAGAGAAGTAGTTGATGTGGGAATTGTTGATGTCAATAATGTTGAGCAGGGTGTAGAGGTTATTCTAGTAGATGTAGTTGATGTGGTAGTTGATGTGGAAGTTGATGCTGATGTCAAAAGAGTTGAAGAAGGTGTGGAGGTCAATCGGGTAGATCGAAAAGTAGTTGATGTAGGAGTTAATGTTGATGTTAACAGAGTTGAGGAAGGAGTAGATGTTATTCTGGTAGATCGAGAAGTAGTTGATGTGGGAATTGATGTTGATGACAATGGTGTTGAGGATGGAGTGGATGTTACTTGGGTAGATCGAGAAGTAGTTGATGTGGgagatgatgatgacaatggcgtTGAGGAAGGAGTGGATGTTACTTGGGTAGAGAGAGAAGTAGTTGATGTGGGAATTGTTGTTGATGTCAATAATGTTGAGGAGGGTTTAGAGGTTATTCTAGTAGATGTAGTTGATGTGGGAGTTAATGTTGATGTCAAAAGAGTTGAGGAAGGTGTGGAGGTCAATCGGGTAGATCGAGCAGTAGTAGATGTGGGAGTTGATGATGACAATGGCGTTGAGGATGGAGTGGATGTTACTCCGGTAGAGAGAGAAGTAGTTGATGTGGGAATTGTTGATGTCAATAATGTTGAGCAGGGTGTAGAGGTTATTCTAGTAGATGTAGTTAATGTGGTAGTTGATGTGGAAGTTGATGCTGATGTCAAAAGAGTTGAAGAAGGTGTGGAGGTCAATCGGGTAGATCGAAAAGTAGTTGATGTAGGAGTTAATGTTGATGTTAACAGAGTTGAGGAAGGAGTAGATGTTATTCTGGTAGATCGAGAAGTAGTTGATCCGGAAATTGATGTTGATGTCAATAGTGTTGAGGAAGGTGGGGAGGTTATTTGGGTAGAGGGAGAAGTAGTTGATGTGGGATTTGTTGTTGTCAATGGCGTTGAGGAAGGTGTGGAGGTTACACTGGTAGAGAGAGAAGTAGTAGATGTGCGAGTTGTTGTTGATGTCAATAGCGTTGAGGAAGGTGTGGAGGTTACTCGGGTAGATGGAGAATTAGTTGATGTAGGAGGTAATGTTGACGTCAAAAGAGTTGAAGAAGGTGTGGAGGTTAATCGGGTAGATTGAGAAGTAGTTGATGTGGTAGTTGATGATGACAATGGCGTTGAGGAAGGTGTGGAGGTTACTCGGGTAGATCGAGAACTTGATGTTGATGTCAAAGGCGTTGAGGGAGGTGTGGATGTTACTCGGGTAGAGGGAGAATTAGTTGATGTGGGAGTTGATGTTGATATCAAAAGAGTTGAAGAAGGTATAGAGGTCAATCGGGTAGATCGAGAAGTAGTTGCTGTGGTAGTTGATGATGACAATGGAATTGAGGAAGGTGTGGAGGTTACTCGGGTAGAGAGAGAAGTAGTTGATGTGGGAATTGTTGTTGATGTCAATAATGTTGAGGAGGGTGTAGAGGTTATTCTAGTAGATGTAGTTGATGTTGAAGTTGATGTCAAAAGAGTTGAAAAAGGTGTGGAGGTCAATCGGGTAGATCGAAAAGTAGTTGATGTAGGAGTTAATGTTGATGTTAACAGAGTTGAGGAAGGCGTAGATGTTATTCTGGTAGATCGAGAAGTAGTTGATGTGGGAATTGATGTTGATGACAATGGTGTTGAGGATGGAGTGGATGTTACTTGGGTAGATCGAGAAGTAGTTGATGTGGGAGTTGATGATGTCATTGGTGTTGAGGAAGGTGTGGAGGTTACTCGGGTAGATCGAGAACTTGATATTGATGTCAATGGCGTTGAGGAAGGTGTGGAGGTTTCTCGGGTAGATCGAGATGTAGTTGATGTGGgagatgatgatgacaatggcgtTGAGGAAGGAGTGGATGTTACTTGGGTAGAGAGAGAAGTAGTTGATGTGGGAATTGTTGTTGATGTCAATAATGTTGAGGAGGGTGTAGAGGTTATTCTAGTAGATGTAGTTGATGTGGGAGTTAATGTTGATGTCAAAAGAGTTGAGGAAGGTGTGGAGATCAATCGGGTAGATCGAGCAGTAGTAGATGTGGGAGTTGATGATGACAATGGCGTTGAGGATGGAGTGGATGTTACTCCGGTAGAGAGAGAAGTAGTTGATGTGGGAATTGTTGATGTCAATAATGTTGAGCAGGGTGTAGAGGTTATTCTAGTAGATGTAGTTGATGTGGTAGTTGATGTGGAAGTTGATGCTGATGTCAAAAGAGTTGAAGAAGGTGTGGAGGTCAATCGGGTAGATCGAAAAGTAGTTGATGTAGGAGTTAATGTTGATGTTAACAGAGTTGAGGAAGGAGTAGATGTTATTCTGGTAGATCGAGAAGTAGTTGATCCGGAAATTGATGTTGATGTCAATAGTGTTGAGGAAGGTGGGGAGGTTATTTGGGTAGAGGGAGAAGTAGTTGATGTGGGATTTGTTGTTGATGTCAATGGCGTTGAGGAAGGTGTGGAGGTTACACTGGTAGAGAGAGAAGTAGTAGATGTGCGAGTTGTTGTTGATGTCAATAGCGTTGAGGAAGGTGTGGAGGTTACTCGGGTAGATGGAGAATTAGTTGATGTAGGAGGTAATGTTGACGTCAAAAGAGTTGAAGAAGGTGTGGAGGTTAATCGGGTAGATTGAGAAGTAGTTGATGTGGTAGTTGATGATGACAATGGCGTTGAGGAAGGTGTGGAGGTTACTCGGGTAGATCGAGAACTTGATGTTGATGTCAAAGGCGTTGAGGGAGGTGTGGATGTTACTCGGGTAGAGGGAGAATTAGTTGATGTGGGAGTTGATGTTGATATCAAAAGAGTTGAAGAAGGTATAGAGGTCAATCGGGTAGATCGAGAAGTAGTTGCTGTGGTAGTTGATGATGACAATGGAATTGAGGAAGGTGTGGAGGTTACTCGGGTAGAGAGAGAAGTAGTTGATGTGGGAACTGTTGTTGATGTCAATAATGTTGAGGAGTGTGTAGAGGTTATTCTAGTAGATGTAGTTGATGTTGAAGTTGATGTCAAAAGAGTTGAAAAAGGTGTGGAGGTCAATCGGGTAGATCGAAAAGTAGTTGATGTAGGAGTTAATGTTGATGTTAACAGAGTTGAGGAAGGAGTAGATGTTATTCTGGTAGATCGAGAAGTAGTTGAAGCGGAAATTGATGTCGATGTCAATAGCGTTGAGGAAGGTGTGGAGGTTACTCGGGTAGATGGAGGATTAGTTGATGCGGGAGTTGATGTTGACGTCAAAAGAGTTGAAGAAGGTGTGGAGGTCAATCGGGTAGATCGAGAAGTAGTTGCTGTGGTAGTTGATGATGACAATGGCGTTGAGGAAGGTGTGGAGGTTACTCGGGTAGATCGAGAACTTGATGTTGATGTCAATGGCGTTGAGGATGGAGTGGAGGTTAATCGGGTAGAGACAGAAGTAGTTGATGTGCGAATTGATGTTGATGGCAATGGTGTTGAGGATGGAGTGGATGTTACTCGGGTAGATGGAGAATTAGTTGATGTGGGAGGTGATGTTGATGTCAAAAGAGTTGAAGAAGGTAAAGAGGTCAATCGGGTAGATCGAGAAGTAGTTGATGTGAGAGTTGATGATGACAATGGTGTTGAGGAAGGGGTGGAGGTTACTCGTGTAGATTGAGAACTTGATGTTGATGTCAATGGCGTTGAGGAAGGTGTGGAGGTTTCTCGGGTAGATTGAGAAGTAATTGATGTGGGAGTTGATGAGGACAATGGCGTTGAGGATGCAGTTGATGTTACTCGGGTAGAGAGAGAAGTAGTTGATGTGGGAATTGTTGTTGATGTCAATAATGTTGATGAAGGTGTAGATGTTATTCTAGTTGATGTGGGAGTTATTGTTGATGTCAAAAGAGTTGAGGAAGGTGTGGAGGTCAATCGGGTAGAGAGAGAAATAGTTGATGTGGAAATTGATGTTGATGACGATGGCGTTGAGGAAAAAGTGGATGTTACTCGGGTAGAGAGAGAAGTAGTTGATGTGGGAATTGTTGATGTCAATAATGTTGAGCAGGGTGTAGAGGTTATTCTAGTAGATGTAGTTGATGTGGTAGTTGATGTGGAAGTTAATGCTGATGTCAAAAGAGTTGAAGGTGTGGAGGTCAATCTGGTAGATCGAAAAGTAGTTGATGTAGGAGTTAATGTTGATGTTAACAGAGTTGAGGAAGGAGTCGATGTTATTCTGGTAGATCGAGAAGTAGTTGATGAGGAAATTGACGATAATGTCAACAGCGTTGAGGAAGGTTTGGAGGTTACTCGGGTAGATGGAGAATTAGTTGATGTGGGAGGTGATGTTGACGTCAAAACAGTTGAAGGTGTGGAGGTTAATCGGGTAGATCGAGAAGTAGTTGTTGTGGTAGTTGATGATGACAATGGCGTTGAGGAAGGTGTGGAGGTTACTCGGGTAGATTGAGAACTTGATGTTGATGTCAAGGGCATTGAGGAAGGTGTAGAGGTTTCTCGGGAAGATCGAGAAGTAGTTGATATGGGAGTTGATGATGACAATGGCGTTGAGGATGGAGTGGATGTTACTCGGGTAGAGAGAGAAGTAGTTGATGTGGGAATTGTTGTTGATGTCAATAATGTTGAGCAGGGTGTAGAGGTTATTCTAGTAGATGTAGTTGATGTGGTAGTTGATGTGGAAGTTGATGCTGATGTCAAAAGAGTTGAAGGTGTGGAGGTCAATCTGGTAGATCGAAAAGTAGTTGATGTAGGAGTTAATGTTGATGTTAACAGAGTTGAGGAAGGAGTAGATGTTATTCTGGTAGATCGAGAAGTAGTTGATGCGGAAATTGACGTTAATGTCAATTGCGTTGAGGAAGGTGTGGAGGTTACTCGGGTAGATGGAGAATTAGTTGATGTGGGAGGTGTTGTTGAAGTCAAAAGAGTTGAAGAAGGTGTGGAGGTTAATCGGGTAGATCGAAAAGTAGTTGATGTGGTAGTTGATGATGACAATGGCGTTGAGGAAGGTGTGGAGGTTACTTGGGTAGATCGAGAACTTGATGTTGATGTCAAAGGTGTTGAGGAAGGTGTGGAGGTTACTCGGGTAGAGGGAGAATTAGTTGATGTGGGATTTGTTGTTGATGTCAATGGTGTTGAGGAAGGTGTGGAGGTTACACGGGTAGAGAGAGAAGTAGTAGATGTGCGAGTTGTTGTTGATGACAATAGCGTTGAGGAAGGTGTGGAGGTTACTTGGGTAGATGGAGAACTTGATGTTGATGTCAAAGGCGTTGAGGAAGGTGTGGAGGTTACTTGGGTAGAGGGAGAATTAGTTGATGTGGGAGTTGATGCTGATATCAAAAGAGTTGAAGAAGGTATGGAGGTCAATGGGGTAGATCGAGAAGTAGTTCCTGTGGTAGTTGATGATGACAATGGTGTTGAGCAAGGTGTGGAGGTTACTCGGGTAGAGAGAGAAGTAGCTGATGTGGGAATTGTTGTTGATGTCATTAATGTTGAGGAGGGTGTAGAGGTTATTCTAGTAGATGTAGATGATGTTGAAGTTGATGTCAAAAGAGTTGAAGAAGGTGTGGAGGTCAATGGGGTAGATTGAAAAGTAGTTGATGTTAACAGAGTTGAGGAAGGAGTAGATGTTATTCTGGTAGATCGAGAAGTAGTTGAAGCGGAAATTGATGTTGATGTCAATAGCGTTGAGGGAGGTGTGGAGGTTACTCGGGTAGATGGAGAATTAGTTGATGTGGGAGG from Hyperolius riggenbachi isolate aHypRig1 chromosome 11, aHypRig1.pri, whole genome shotgun sequence includes:
- the LOC137537868 gene encoding mucin-2-like yields the protein MTSTTIPTSATSLSTRVTSTPCSTPLSSSTTTGTTSRSTPLTSIPSSTLLISASTPTSTNSPSTQVTSTPSSTPLTSTSSSPSTQVTSTPSSTLLSSTTTRTSTTSLSTRVTSTPSSTPLTSTTNPTSTNSPSTRVTSTPSSTPLTSTSSSRSTQVTSTPSSTPLSSSTTTSTTFRSTRLTSTPSSTLLTSTTPPTSTNSPSTRVTSTPSSTQLTLTSISASTTSRSTRITSTPSSTLLTSTLTPTSTTFRSTRLTSTPSTLLTSASTSTSTTTSTTSTRITSTPCSTLLTSTTIPTSTTSLSTRVTSTPSSTPLSSSTPISTTSRSSRETSTPSSMPLTSTSSSQSTRVTSTPSSTPLSSSTTTTTTSRSTRLTSTPSTVLTSTSPPTSTNSPSTRVTSKPSSTLLTLSSISSSTTSRSTRITSTPSSTLLTSTLTPTSTTFRSTRLTSTPSTLLTSALTSTSTTTSTTSTRITSTPCSTLLTSTIPTSTTSLSTRVTSTFSSTPSSSTSISTSTISLSTRLTSTPSSTLLTSTITPTSTRITSTPSSTLLTSTTIPTSTTSLSTRVTSTASSTPLSSSTPTSITSQSTRETSTPSSTPLTSTSSSQSTRVTSTPSSTPLSSSTLTSTTSRSTRLTSLPSSTLLTSTSPPTSTNSPSTRVTSTPSSTPLPSTSIRTSTTSVSTRLTSTPSSTPLTSTSSSRSTRVTSTPSSTPLSSSTTTATTSRSTRLTSTPSSTLLTSTSTPASTNPPSTRVTSTPSSTLLTSTSISASTTSRSTRITSTPSSTLLTSTLTPTSTTFRSTRLTSTPFSTLLTSTSTSTTSTRITSTHSSTLLTSTTVPTSTTSLSTRVTSTPSSIPLSSSTTTATTSRSTRLTSIPSSTLLISTSTPTSTNSPSTRVTSTPPSTPLTSTSSSRSTRVTSTPSSTPLSSSTTTSTTSQSTRLTSTPSSTLLTSTLPPTSTNSPSTRCNLHTFLNAIDINNKSHINYFSLYPNNLPTFLNTIDININFRINYFSIYQNNIYSFLNSVNININSYINYFSIYPIDLHTFFNSFDISINFHINYHINYIY
- the LOC137537866 gene encoding uncharacterized protein, with product MVLRMEWMLLGVEEGKEVNRVDREVVDVIVDDNGVEDGVDVNRVDREVVDVGIVVDVNNVEDGVEVILVDVVDVEVNLDVKRVEEGVEVNRVDRKVVDVGVNVDVNRVEEGVDVILVDREVVDVGIDVDDNCVEDGVDVTRVDGELVDVGGDVDVKRVEEGKEVNRVDREVVDMGVDDVTGVEEGVEVTRVDRELDIDVNGVEEGVEVSRVDRDVVDVGDDDDNGCEEGVDVTRVEREVVDVGNVVDVNNVEEGVEVILVDVVDVGVNVDVKRVEEGVEVNRVDRAVVDVGVDDDNGVEDGVDVTPVEREVVDVGIVDVNNVEQGVEVILVDVVDVVVDVEVDADVKRVEEGVEVNRVDRKVVDVGVNVDVNRVEEGVDVVLVDREVVDPEIDVDVNSVEEGGEVTRVDGELVDVGGNVDVKRVEEVVEVNREDRKVVDVVVDDNGVEDGVDVNRVDREVVDVGIDVDDNGVEDGVDVTRLDGELVDVGGDVDVKRVEEGKEVNRVDREVVDVGVDKDNGVEEDVEVTRVEGELVDVGVDVDIKRVEEGVEVNRVDREVVAVVVDDGNGIEEDVEVTRVDRELDVDVKGVEDGVDVNRVEREVVDVGMVVDVNNVEDGVEVILVDVVDVEVDFDVKRVEEGVEVNRVDRKVVDVGVNVDVNRVEEGVDVILVDREVVEEEIDVDVNSVEEGVEVTRVDGVLVDVGGDVDVKRVEEGVEVNRVDREVVDVVVDDNGVEDGVDVNRVDREVVDVGIVVDVNNVEEGVEVILVDVVDVEVDFDVKRVEEGVEVNRVDRKVVDVGVNVDVNRVEEGVDVILVDREVVDVGIVVDVNNVEDGVEVILS
- the LOC137537867 gene encoding uncharacterized protein; this translates as TPSSTLLTSTLTPTSTTFRSTRLTSTPSSTLLTSASTSTSTTTSTTSTRITSTPCSTLLTSTIPTSTTSLSTGVTSTPSSTPLSSSTPTSTTARSTRLTSTPSSTLLTSTLTPTLTTSTRITSTPSSTLLTSTTIPTSTTSLSTRVTSTPSSTKLSSSSPTSTTSRSTRETSTPSSTPLPSISSSRSTRVTSTPSSTPMTSSTPTSTTSRSTRLTSLPSSTLLISTSTPTSTNSPSTRVTSTPSSTQLSSTSIPTSTTSRSTRITSTPSSTLLTSTLTPTSTTFRSTRLTSTPSSTLLTSKSTSTSTTSTRITSTPSSTLLTSTTIPTSTTSLSTRLTSTPSSTPLSSTTTSTTSRSTRLTSTPSSTLLTSTSPPTSTNTPSTRVTSTPSSTLLTSTSISSSTTSRSTRITSTPSSTLLTSTLTPTSTTFRSTRLTSTPSSTLLTSKSTSTSTTSTRITSTPSSTLLTSTTIPTSTTSLSTRLTSTPSSTPLTSTSSSRSTRVTSTSSSMPLPSSTTTATTSRSTRLTSTPSSTLLISTSTPTSTNSPSTRVTSTSSSTPLSLSTPTSTTSRSTRLTSLPSSTLLTSTSPPTSTNSPSTRVTSTPSSTPLSSTSIPTSTTSRSTRLTSTPSSTPLITSTPSSTLLTSTLTPTSTTFR